In Lepus europaeus isolate LE1 chromosome 22, mLepTim1.pri, whole genome shotgun sequence, the following are encoded in one genomic region:
- the NDUFB1 gene encoding NADH dehydrogenase [ubiquinone] 1 beta subcomplex subunit 1 isoform X1: protein MPDSAARDSPSRVMANLLQLVRDHWVHILVPMGFVFGCYLDRKNDEKLTAFRNKSMLFKRELRPNEEVTWK, encoded by the exons ATGCCTGACAGTGCTGCAAGAGACAGCCCTAGTAGAG tCATGGCAAACTTGCTTCAGCTTGTGCGTGACCACTGGGTTCACATACTTGTCCCTATGGGCTTTGTCTTTGGATGTTATCTAGACAGAAAGAATGATGAAAAGCTAACAGCCTTCCGGAACAAGAGTATGTTATTTAAAAG GGAATTGAGGCCTAATGAAGAAGTTACCTGGAAGTAA
- the NDUFB1 gene encoding NADH dehydrogenase [ubiquinone] 1 beta subcomplex subunit 1 isoform X2, producing MANLLQLVRDHWVHILVPMGFVFGCYLDRKNDEKLTAFRNKSMLFKRELRPNEEVTWK from the exons ATGGCAAACTTGCTTCAGCTTGTGCGTGACCACTGGGTTCACATACTTGTCCCTATGGGCTTTGTCTTTGGATGTTATCTAGACAGAAAGAATGATGAAAAGCTAACAGCCTTCCGGAACAAGAGTATGTTATTTAAAAG GGAATTGAGGCCTAATGAAGAAGTTACCTGGAAGTAA